The window CTCACCACCGCCGAGTTCATACCGTCACTTCGGCGTTGATCAGGTTAATGTTGAGAGGCTCCCCGGTATGATCGTAGTAAGCCTGAAGGCCTCGGTCCACGATCTCCACCAGGATTTTAGCGACCCGCGCGTCTGCCTCCATGTCTCCACCCTCGGCTTGAACCAGGGAGATTAAAAATTCGACGATTTCCACAATGATGTTCGTTGTGTCATTCGTGTTCATGATGTTCGTATTCATTTTTGACCTTCTTTCAAAGCCTGGATCGCTTTCGAGAGATCCAGGAGGTTGTTGTTGAGTTGAGTCAAGTACGCGTCCGCCGGCGCATTCGTCGCGACGGCGCCTCGATACGTCAGCCAGGATTCGCGAGCGACGTTGTACGACTGAACCACCGTGTTCAGCGCAGTCTTCAGATCCGGCGGAAGCGGCGTCGTCTGGTTCGCAACGCGGGCTTGATCGATCGCCGCTTGAGCAATTAGCAGCGTGTCGTAAGCCGTCGAATCCGCCGTGTTCAGCGCATCCGGATGCACGGTGTAGTGCAGCGACGCGCACGCCGGGGTGGCGAACAGGAGCGGCACGATCAGGGGTGGAAGCAGGACCTTCAGGCCGGGGATCCTGTCTTTAAAAGCCGTGGTGATATTGCCGGCCGGTGGTGTGACAAAAGCGATACAGCCAGAGGTAGCCGGCGCCGCCGTTCGACGCCGGTTCCGGCCGCGAAGCCCAAGCCCGGCAGGGCGCAGGCTCAGGCATTGCCGACACGGCGGCCGAAAAGATCCAGTAGATCACCACCACGACCCAGATCTGGTGTTGCATCAGAGATTCAAACATGGGATTTACCCTCCTTTATTTAGGCTGCGCCCTATCGCGCTTGCGCTTCGCCTTAGTTAAGTCGTTCGGAAAGCCAGGCGGCAGATGTAGACGATCGCGGCAGTCAGGACGGCCCATCCGCCTTTCAACCAGGCTTGCCATTGTTCGAGGAGCGAAACACGCTCGGATAACTTGCGAATCTGGATCAGCTCGCCTTTGATCTCGCCGAGCGTACACAAGATGTAGTCATGCGTATCCATTGGTGCCTCCTCAGACAGGCTGCGGAAAACTCGAATCGAGAGAGCCGCCGGGGTGGTCGCCCTGGAATCGATATGACTTGTGAGCGACCACCCCGACTGCGCCTTTGGCGCAGCCTCCCCTCCTTTTCAGGAGGGGAGTTTGCTTGGCTCAACAAATATCCGCCGCAGCCCGGTTACGTGTTTAGGTGCACATCTTCTGCACCGGCGCACACCATTCGGTGAGACCCGGCTTGCCGAAGGCACGAACCTGGAAAACATAGGTCGTACCGGGCGTGAGCTGGTCGAACACCACGGGCTTTCGGACGCTGGTCAGCATCATCCCCGGCGTTGGAGCCGGGATTGTGGGCTGGCCGTTGACCAGACTGACGGTGGCTTTGCTGAGGTCATAGTGCAGCGCGTTCGGCACTGACTTGACTGTCGCGAGGAGCTCACCGGTCTGGCCCTGGTCCACGATGAGGACGGGCACCGTGAGCGGTACCGGCGGCGTTTTCGCGTTCGTTGCGGGCTGGAAACCCGACGACAGAAATACCGAGATATCGCCCTTACAGGCACCCTCCACGTGATGCGCCAGCAGACGCATCAACAGCATGAGGTCCTGACGGTCCTTGTTCTTGTCGGCGACGGCCTCCTTGCCTCCGTTGGCCGCCGCTGCCATGGACACCGCGAACGTGTCCATGGACGTCTTGAGATTCGCGATCGGAACCGGCGGCGTCCCCAGAGCAGCGTTGCCGTCCATTCCCTTCGCGACATTGTTGACTGCGGACCTAGACCGGATTCACGTTGTTACCAGGCTTTCCAGTCCGCTGCGATACTGAGCGGCGCCGTCGCTATTGTCCGTCGAGAATGCTCAGGTCGAGGGCGACATCACCGTTTTCAACGATGGTTACGGCAGTTGCACGGTCCCGAAACTTCTGGACGAAATCGGGGTCGAGGGCCTGGTCCAGACGAGCATCGGACCAGGCATATGCACGGTAGAGACCTGGACGAATGCCTCTGATGTTGAACTGTCCGCTCGCGCCTACTTCCAGAGCGCTTGGGGAGTGCAAACTCATGACGCCTTGCAATTCTTCGGGCCACAGGGCAACAACCCCATCCTCGACGTTGTGGCCCTGGTGATTGAAGACGTTGCCGCGCACCCGGCCCCCGGCCTCGGACTTGAAGTGTATTTCTACGACCGATGGTGATTTGGAGACGAGGACGCCATCCTTTAATACATCATGACCTGCTTGAGTCGCGCTGGAGATGTGGGCGCTCGAATCCCCCAGGCCGGAAGCCAGCGGCAATGATCCGGCGCGAAGAACATACCGGCCCTCGGACAAGCCGAGGAGCCGGACCGTGCCGTCCGGTCCGGCCTTCGGGTCCGATGGCGTGAACGATCCGAACTCGGGCTTGATGGTAAAGTCCGAGAAATTGCACGGCATGGCCGGCCTGCAGAACCGGAACGATGCGCCGGGGGCGGGAGCAGTGCCGCCTTTCGAGTCCTCTTTAAAAGCGTGTATCTCAAGCTGACCTGATGGCTTGGACACGGGAATATCGACGTCGACGTCGCGACCGGTAAATTCGATTGGCGCCGCCAGGTAAGCGACGGTCCCATCGGTCTGTTTCCAGTTGAGCTCCGCGGAGAATATGCCCGGGCCATTTGGACGATAAACCTTCACTTGAGGGCCCGTGAAATCGAGATTCAAAGCAACGGCAGTCGCCTGGCCCGATCGATTGTCTCCATATCCATTCAGTACCAGATTCGCATCACCGATGTGACTGCCGTCCCCGTTCGTAAGATGGACCCGAATGTCGCCCAGCCGCGCGCCACCCAGTACGGAATCCTTCAGCCGGGCTTCTTCGCCTCCTTTGACCTCGACGATCTCGGCTGAGGCGGCATCGCCCGCGCCGGGATACAGCTCACATAAAACATCGGGCGCATCCGTTGCCGTGAAAAACTGTAGAAACAACATTGGAGCGTTCGCCGGCAGTCGAGTGTCCCGCCTGGCTTTCGTGGCAAATCCAACCAAATAACGCCCGGGGATAACATCCAGCAAACGGTATTCGCCGCGATCGTCCGTCAGCGTTATCGATTTGGGCACAAGAATATGATCCCTTGTGTAGCCGTAAATCGTGACGGCCATGTCGACCTCCGGACCGCCTTTGGGATCGAAAACCCGCCCCGAAATAATGCCGGTGGGCTGCATGCGAACTTTCATGGTCAGCCCCTGGGCCGGGCTGAACATATAGTTCAAAGAGCGGTCAATGTAGCCGGATTTTGTGAAGCGCAAAAAAGGGCCGTCGTCACGCCCGACATCGTTGATGGTAAAAGTGCCATCGCTCGCGCTCCGCAACAGCGGACGCCGCGGAGGATCGGTAGGGCGTGGATCCGGCGCATCCTTCGGCAGGGGCGGTATCGGCGGTACAATCGTCACGCCCGCGATTGGTTGGCCGGTGAGCTTGTCGATCACGGTGCCGGCGATCGTCATCTTCTCCGGCGCCGCCTGCTGCGCGGCGGCAGCCGCAGCCATCAGAATCAATAAAAGAAAAGGCGTGGTCCTCATGGCATTTGAATGACGTGCACCGTGTCGAGCACGTCCCGGCTGCCTCGCTCCACCGTAATTTTCGTTCCGCGATATTCAAAGTCCTTCAAAAAGTCCGGATCTTCATACGCGCCGGGCTCAAGATCGTCCCAAGCCAGCACGGTATAAGTTCCCGGCGAGACTCCGGACATCGAAAACGTTCCGAGTTGCGTCGTGTTGACCGTTCTGAAGGCGGAAGGATTCTTCCTGCGCTCCGGCGAGGGCACAAGTGCAACCACTGCTTCCGGCACCGGCTTATCGTTCGCGTCGTGCACGACACCTTCGATGCTGCCGACGCTCTCCGGGCCGCCAAGCATTACTTCGAGCGGTCCCAACGCAGAACCATCAAGCACCATGCCGCTATCGGTAACATCGACACCGTTGCAACGGACGGCCGTAACATAAACGTTTCCGGACAATCCTGTGATAGTCACCCGAAACTTTCCCGGGTTCACGTTGGGAATCGCAAAAGAGCCGTCATCTGCAATTCCGCCTCCGGGAGACCTGGTGCTTGCCGAAAGAATCGCAGGCATCCCGTCCATCGGCCTCAAAGCGACTGTAACGGCATTGAATCGGAGAGGGCCTGTAATTACAGCCGGAACTGCCAACCGTCCAACCATTGTATTGCCCGGGCGAAGGGCTAACGCACCGGCGTCCTGATCTCCGTTGTTGATTTCAATGGGGAGGTGCGCCGTCTGCATGATGTTTGTTCCGCCATATGCAGACCGGAGCGCTGCGAATATCTCATAAGAGCCCGGCAGAAGGCCCGACAGGATATACAGTCCGTTTCCAGGCGATGTCGTTTGTACGTTAACCGATTCCAACGACCCGCGATGCCATTGAAGGACCGTGACGGTTGCGGCGGGGAGCGCTGTCAGGGGAAGGGCACTCACAATGTGGAAGCGCAGCGAGAATGTCGCGGACGTCAGCACAGGAACATTGATTGCTGCAATTTCAGCTCCAGCCCCGGCCTTGATTCCAGCCGCATCCAGCGAATCGATGACGCCGGGATAATAAACAGGAACTTGAGGAAGCCTTCCCGGAATCGTTGCCCGAATGTAATAGCTATCGGGCGGCAAGTTGAATATCCGGTACTCGCCGCGATCATCGGAAGCCGCCTGCCCCTCGACGGATAGAACACGGGATCCGTCGCGATAGCGATATCGCATCGCTTCGACACGCGCGCCCTGGAGGGGCTGCCGTTCTTCGTCCAGAATTCTCCCCGTGACGACAGCCGTCGGCGTGAGTTGAACAGAGACCGGCAGATGTTCGCCTGCTGTCAGATTAACCATTCTGGGGGTTGTATCCCGCCGGTCACGCACAAACAATGAGCGTTCTACTTTCAGCAAGTACTGTCCCGGAGGGAGATCGGATAGTGAATAATGTCCGTCCGCGGCGGTTATTGCCATCTGCGGCATCCCGTTCGGAATCGGAGTCACAGTCACATGTGCATCGGGGAGCGGTTCGCCGGAAGTCTTAGTGACGACTCCATCGATGGCCGCCGTAAGAGCCTTTTTAGAGGCATCCTGAGCGCGGTACACGCCCGTAAGTGCTATACAGACACCCGCTGAGATTCCGGCCAAAATTGTGACGCGCTTCATGCTGGGCTTTTATTTTATAACACACTGATCTGCTCTTCGCCGTTGTTCACGGCGATACATGGAGTGGCCGAAAATAACAATGAAATCACCGCGAGTCGTGTATCACCACTGAGGACAAAGTCGTTAAGACCTGAGCCGGTCGGAGAGATCCGGGAGGCTTTTTCTTCCTTCAAGTGCCTGTCTCTAAACAAGAGGCATTGCACATAAAGGAGTTTCCGGGACGATGTTTCGATGCAGGTTGTCAGGAGCTTTTCGACGGCTAAGACCGCAAACCGAAAGATCTTTATCCTTTCAATACGGATCGCATAAGATCGCTTAAACTCGATGGAGCCGGAGAATATCGGAGAGGGCTAAAGAACGTGTCGGATCGGGAGATGATTGGAAGGGGTCCGGGAGCGCTAAGAACTCGGAATGTACCTGGCCCAACACGACTCCAGCGGGAACGATCCCATTGCTTTTTGATGCTGGTTGTTGTCGTTCTGTATCTTTTGTCCTCGGTTCAATCGATCCAGGCACAGACGCAGGGTCCGACTACTTATTCACTTTCCAACGCCACCGGATATAGGGATATCCCGCCGAGTCTGGTTCTGGTGGTTGGCGACAGCTCCAATTCTCGTCTGGACCGTCAGGCGGTTATCAAGTTGGACGACCTCGCGAGAAAAAACACGCTCTGGCAGGCGACAATGGGGGATTCCCGGGCGTCATTCTATGACCTTGCGCCGGGAGAATGCGACGTTGACGTCAGTGCGGTTGGATATGAGCCCCAGCACCGGCATGTGCAAATCGTCATGGCGAGACAGGACCTGCGTTTGGAGATCCAGCTCGAGCGCGATCCCGATGCCGTTAACCTGAATTCCTCCGACGACATCATACCCCCCAAATACCGCAATGACACAAAACGCGCGCTGGACGCTCTAAAAGCGGGGAAACTTGCCGAGGCGCGGAAGCAGCTTGATCGAGTGTATAAATTCGCTCCCGACAGCGCGCAGATCAACTTCTTATATGGGTATTTGTTTTTCGCTCTGAAAGATTTAGAAAAATCGGAATCCTACCTGAGCCGGTCCGTCGTTTTGGATCCGCGCCGCCAGCCAACACTGAGCCTGCTCGGAAGAGTGCAGCTGAA is drawn from Terriglobia bacterium and contains these coding sequences:
- a CDS encoding fibronectin type III domain-containing protein, coding for MDGNAALGTPPVPIANLKTSMDTFAVSMAAAANGGKEAVADKNKDRQDLMLLMRLLAHHVEGACKGDISVFLSSGFQPATNAKTPPVPLTVPVLIVDQGQTGELLATVKSVPNALHYDLSKATVSLVNGQPTIPAPTPGMMLTSVRKPVVFDQLTPGTTYVFQVRAFGKPGLTEWCAPVQKMCT
- a CDS encoding carboxypeptidase regulatory-like domain-containing protein — translated: MRTTPFLLLILMAAAAAAQQAAPEKMTIAGTVIDKLTGQPIAGVTIVPPIPPLPKDAPDPRPTDPPRRPLLRSASDGTFTINDVGRDDGPFLRFTKSGYIDRSLNYMFSPAQGLTMKVRMQPTGIISGRVFDPKGGPEVDMAVTIYGYTRDHILVPKSITLTDDRGEYRLLDVIPGRYLVGFATKARRDTRLPANAPMLFLQFFTATDAPDVLCELYPGAGDAASAEIVEVKGGEEARLKDSVLGGARLGDIRVHLTNGDGSHIGDANLVLNGYGDNRSGQATAVALNLDFTGPQVKVYRPNGPGIFSAELNWKQTDGTVAYLAAPIEFTGRDVDVDIPVSKPSGQLEIHAFKEDSKGGTAPAPGASFRFCRPAMPCNFSDFTIKPEFGSFTPSDPKAGPDGTVRLLGLSEGRYVLRAGSLPLASGLGDSSAHISSATQAGHDVLKDGVLVSKSPSVVEIHFKSEAGGRVRGNVFNHQGHNVEDGVVALWPEELQGVMSLHSPSALEVGASGQFNIRGIRPGLYRAYAWSDARLDQALDPDFVQKFRDRATAVTIVENGDVALDLSILDGQ
- a CDS encoding carboxypeptidase-like regulatory domain-containing protein; the protein is MKRVTILAGISAGVCIALTGVYRAQDASKKALTAAIDGVVTKTSGEPLPDAHVTVTPIPNGMPQMAITAADGHYSLSDLPPGQYLLKVERSLFVRDRRDTTPRMVNLTAGEHLPVSVQLTPTAVVTGRILDEERQPLQGARVEAMRYRYRDGSRVLSVEGQAASDDRGEYRIFNLPPDSYYIRATIPGRLPQVPVYYPGVIDSLDAAGIKAGAGAEIAAINVPVLTSATFSLRFHIVSALPLTALPAATVTVLQWHRGSLESVNVQTTSPGNGLYILSGLLPGSYEIFAALRSAYGGTNIMQTAHLPIEINNGDQDAGALALRPGNTMVGRLAVPAVITGPLRFNAVTVALRPMDGMPAILSASTRSPGGGIADDGSFAIPNVNPGKFRVTITGLSGNVYVTAVRCNGVDVTDSGMVLDGSALGPLEVMLGGPESVGSIEGVVHDANDKPVPEAVVALVPSPERRKNPSAFRTVNTTQLGTFSMSGVSPGTYTVLAWDDLEPGAYEDPDFLKDFEYRGTKITVERGSRDVLDTVHVIQMP